Genomic DNA from Longimicrobium sp.:
CTCGCGGTCCTTGAAGGTGCCGGGCTCGCTCTCGTCGGCGTTGCAGACGAGGAAGTGGGGCTTGCCGGGCTCCTTCTTGGGCATGAAGCTCCACTTCATCCCGGTGGGGAACCCCGCGCCGCCGCGGCCGCGCAGCCCCGACGCCTTGACGATGTTCACGACCTCGGCGCGGTCCAGCCCGAGCGCGGTGCGCATGGGCTTGTAGCCGCCGAGCGCCTCCCACCCCTTCAGGGTGCGAGCCTCGGGGGTGCCGAAGTGCTCGGAGATGACGAGCGTCTCGGCCGGGTGCCGGTACGGATATGCCATGGAAGTGCCTAGTGCCTAGTACCGAGTGCCCAGTGCCCGCCCAGCAAGTACCACCTGGCACTTGGTACTGAGCACTTGGTACTTCTCTCTCCCCCTCACGTAAGCCTCGCCAGCACGTCCGGCACGCTCTCGGGCCGCACGTTCTCGTAGTAGAACTCGTTGATCTGCACCGCCGTCGGAAAGCCGCAGGCGCCCAGGCACTCCACCTCGATCACCGTCCACAGCCCGTTGGCCGAGGTTTCGCCCAGCTCGGTGCCCGTGTGCTTGAGGAAGGCCTCGAGCACGGCGTCGCCCCCGCACAGGTTGCACGAGATGTTGGTGCACACCTGGATCAGGTACTTCCCGACCGGAGCCAGGTTGTACATGGTGTAGAAGGTGGCCACGCCCCGTACGTACGCCGGCGGAAGCTGGAGCTTCTCGGCCACCTCGTCCTGCGTTTCGGGCGACAGGTACCCGCGGATCTCGTGCGCCAGGTGAAGTGCGGGAAGCAGCGCCGCCTGCCGGTCCGGGTAGCGGCTGAGGATCTTCTCCAGCCGATCCTCGTAGGGGCCGTGGAAGATGGGCGCCTGCGGGTCCTTGGTCGCCGTGTGGTACGGCAGGGTGCCGGCCACCGAGGCGTGGCCGCCGTCCGCCGGGCGCTGCCCGATGAAGGCGGTGCCCCGCACGTCGGCCTCCGTCAGCCCCGCGAACTCGCCGGTGTCACCCACGAAGCCGGGGTTCTGCACCGCCGCAGGCCACGACGTCGGGTCGTATTCGCTCCCGGCGCGAATCGGCTCGGCGCTCATCGGTCGATCTCCCCCAGCACGATGTCGAGCGACGCGTTCACGGCGATCACGTCGGAAAGAAGCGCCCCCTCGATCATGTGCGGCAGGGCGGCGATGTTGATGAAGCTGGGCCCGCGCACGCGCCAGCGGACGGGCTTGGCCCCGCCGTCGCTGACGACGTACATCCCCAGCTCGCCCTTGGACGACTCGACGGAGAACCACGACTCGCCCACCGGGGCGCGCACCCCCTCCATCACCACCTTGAAGTGGTGGATCATCGACTCCATGTCGTTCATCGCCGCCGTCTTGGTCGGCAGGATCACGCGCGGATCGTCGATGTTGATGGGGCCGCCGGGAAGCCGCTCGATGGCCTGGCGGAGGATGCGGATGCTCTGGCGCATCTCCTCCATCCGGCACATGTAGCGGTCGTAGATGTCGCCGTGCTCGCCCACGGGCACCACGAAGTCGTACTGGTCGTAGTCGTAGTACGGGCGGTCCTTGCGGACGTCGTAGTCCACCCCCGAGGCGCGCAGGTTGGGCCCGCTGAGGCCGAAGTTCACCGCGTCCTCGGCCGAGATGACGCCCACGCCCTGCGTGCGCCCGATCCAGATGGCGTTGTTGGTGAGCAGCGTCTCCACCTCGTCGAGCACGGGGAGAAAGCCGTCCATCCACTTGCTCAGCTGCTCCACCCACCCGGCCGGCAGGTCGGCCATCATCCCCCCGATGCGGGTGGACGAGGTGGTGATCCGCGCGCCGGTCAGCGACTCGTGAAGGTCGTAGATCAGCTCGCGCTGCTGGAAGGTGTACAGGAAGACGGTGAACGCGCCCAGGTCGATGGCCGTCGTCCCCAGCCAGAGCAGGTGGCTGAAGATGCGGTCCAGCTCCATGCACATCACCCGCACCACCTTGCACCGCTCCGTCACCTGGATCCCCATCATCTTTTCGACCGCCATGGCGTAGGCGCAGTTGTAGATGAGGGGCGCCAGGTAGTCCATGCGGTCGGTCAGCGGGACGATCTGGTTCCAGTCGCGGTACTCGCCCAGCTTTTCGAAGCTGCTGTGCAGGTAGCCGATGTGCGGGATGCAGCGCACGACCGTTTCGCCGTCCAGCTCCAGCACCAGCCGCAGCACGCCGTGCGTGGCGGGGTGCTGCGGGCCGATGTTGATGAGCATGTGCTCGCCGGCCACGTCCTCGTGCACCTCGCGGGCTTCGCCCTGCACGGGAACGATGGGGGCGTGCACCAGGCTGCCGCCGGAGGCCAGCTCGGGGCTGCGGGTGACGTTGTAGACGACTCTGCGCAGTGCCATCAGCCCGCTCCCATGCCGATGCCGGGCATCTCGCCCTGGTTGGGCACGCCGGGACCGCCCTCGACGATCACGTCGGGAAGCGGCTGCCCCAGGACGTGGGCGATCTCCAGCTCCTGCGGCGAATAGTGGTCTTCGGTCTTCATGGATAACGCGCGGCGGGTCTGCTCGGCGCGGCTGAAGCGCCCGCGGAGCGGAAAGTCCTTCCGCAGCGGGTGCCCCTCGGCGTAGTTGTACGGCATGAGGATGCGGCGCAGGTCGGGGTGCCCCCGGAACACCACGCCGAACATGTCGTACACCTCGCGCTCCATCCAGTCGGCGGCGCGCCACAGGAAGTAGGTGCTGTCGATTTCCAGCGCCTCCAGCGGAAGCTCGCATTTCACGCGGAGGTTCAGCTTCGTCGGAATCGACCAGAGCTGGTACACCACCTGGATGGCCCGGCCGCCGCCGTAGTCGATGGCGGTCAGGTCCTGCAGGAAGTCGTACCGGCAGGTGTCCTTCAGCCAGCCCAGCACCTCAAGGTTGCGCTCGGGCGGGATGTAGACGATGTGCTCGTCGCCGGCCACCACCTCGTGCCGCAGCACGCCCGCGCCGAAGTGCTCGCGCAGCGCGTCGACGGTGGGGTGCGGCGGCAGGTCGCCGGCCTGCGGGGGCGCTTCG
This window encodes:
- the nuoD gene encoding NADH dehydrogenase (quinone) subunit D; its protein translation is MALRRVVYNVTRSPELASGGSLVHAPIVPVQGEAREVHEDVAGEHMLINIGPQHPATHGVLRLVLELDGETVVRCIPHIGYLHSSFEKLGEYRDWNQIVPLTDRMDYLAPLIYNCAYAMAVEKMMGIQVTERCKVVRVMCMELDRIFSHLLWLGTTAIDLGAFTVFLYTFQQRELIYDLHESLTGARITTSSTRIGGMMADLPAGWVEQLSKWMDGFLPVLDEVETLLTNNAIWIGRTQGVGVISAEDAVNFGLSGPNLRASGVDYDVRKDRPYYDYDQYDFVVPVGEHGDIYDRYMCRMEEMRQSIRILRQAIERLPGGPINIDDPRVILPTKTAAMNDMESMIHHFKVVMEGVRAPVGESWFSVESSKGELGMYVVSDGGAKPVRWRVRGPSFINIAALPHMIEGALLSDVIAVNASLDIVLGEIDR
- a CDS encoding NADH-quinone oxidoreductase subunit C, with translation MANGEFKKGLEGLDQGPGPSEAQAPEAPPQAGDLPPHPTVDALREHFGAGVLRHEVVAGDEHIVYIPPERNLEVLGWLKDTCRYDFLQDLTAIDYGGGRAIQVVYQLWSIPTKLNLRVKCELPLEALEIDSTYFLWRAADWMEREVYDMFGVVFRGHPDLRRILMPYNYAEGHPLRKDFPLRGRFSRAEQTRRALSMKTEDHYSPQELEIAHVLGQPLPDVIVEGGPGVPNQGEMPGIGMGAG
- a CDS encoding NAD(P)H-dependent oxidoreductase subunit E — its product is MSAEPIRAGSEYDPTSWPAAVQNPGFVGDTGEFAGLTEADVRGTAFIGQRPADGGHASVAGTLPYHTATKDPQAPIFHGPYEDRLEKILSRYPDRQAALLPALHLAHEIRGYLSPETQDEVAEKLQLPPAYVRGVATFYTMYNLAPVGKYLIQVCTNISCNLCGGDAVLEAFLKHTGTELGETSANGLWTVIEVECLGACGFPTAVQINEFYYENVRPESVPDVLARLT